In Solanum stenotomum isolate F172 unplaced genomic scaffold, ASM1918654v1 scaffold33356, whole genome shotgun sequence, a single window of DNA contains:
- the LOC125852278 gene encoding serine/arginine-rich splicing factor SC35-like yields MSHFGRSGPPDIKDTYSLLVLNVTFRTTADDLFPLFDKYGKVVDVFIPRDRRTGDSRGFAFVRYKYQDEAQKAVEKLDGRVVDGREIMVRFAKYGPNAERM; encoded by the exons ATGTCTCACTTCGGTAGATCAGGCCCTCCGGACATCAAAGACACCTACTCTCTACTCGTTCTCAACGTTACTTTTC GTACCACTGCTGATGACTTGTTTCCTCTATTCGATAAGTATGGAAAAGTAGTCGATGTCTTTATCCCTAGAGACCGAAG GACTGGAGATTCTAGGGGTTTTGCATTTGTGCGCTACAAGTATCAGGATGAGGCTCAAAAGGCAGTGGAAAAGCTTGATG GAAGAGTTGTAGATGGTCGGGAAATCATGGTTCGATTTGCGAAGTACGGCCCAAATGCTGAGAGAATGTAA